The nucleotide sequence actAATAAGATCTCTCCTGGGACAGCCTTGCCATTTGTATCCAGGTGAATCCCATTATCTTCCCCCAGGTCATGAAGCCAGCTGTTCCTTGGTCAGCTTTTTTCAAATTTTACCCTGTGAATTCAAGGTGAGGGTTTGCCTGGCTGTGCTGGATGTAAATTTGCAGGAGTGTAGATTAGAGATTTAAAGAATCTCTATCTCCTCTAGCCTTTCCGGCTTAACTGCCTTGCAGATCAGCAGGTCACTGATGGTCGGTTTCTATATATGGTGCATCCCATGGAGCTCTTCAAAATATTCCACCTCTGTTCTTTTGACCTTCCTTGCCAGGTATTGTCTCCTCCTCCTTGTCTCTCTGGTATACTTTATTTTCCTTAAAGCTTCTTGATGGTGACATACAGGTCTCTCATGTTCCAATGATGTGCTGCTTCCTCTGCTTCTGCTGCCATTGCCTCCAGGTAGTTTCTCTTGTCTGCCCTGATGTTTCTCATTGCACACTTGTTTGCTTCCATGTACTCCTCCTGGGCCTTTAATTTTCCTGCTTGTGTGCGGCTGTTGTTGACTGAtgccttctttctctttctgtcctctATCATCTTTACAGTGTCTGCCAAGACTCACTACTTATGGTTGTACATCTTGGGGCCCAGAACTTCCTTACATGTTGGGGTTATAGCCTACTTCAGTTTTTGCCACATGTTGTCAATGGGCTTTTTTGCAACTCTTGCAGGATCTGGAAATTGTGGGAGAGTGTGATCTTAAACTCTTCCATCTTGGTGGTTTCTTTTAGTAGTGCAGTGTTAAATGTGTTTCTTCAGTCCAGTTCCTCTCTAACATAAATTTCAGTCTGGCAACTAGTAAATAGTAATCtttggtgtgttgtagtttgtggACATTTTGCAAAGGTCTTTCCTGAACCTCTTGCAGATATACACACGATCAGTTTGGTTTTCTGACAGCAGGTTTGCGGATATCCAAGTGGCTTTGTGTATCCTACTGTGATAGAAGAAACTCCCTTCAATTATGAGGTTGCTTGTGGCTCCTCTGTTGCTATGCACAGCTTGGCAGAATGACTCAATTTATATCTTGTCAGTGGTGGTCCAATAGTGATTACGTTAATTAAAGAATGGAGTAATGGCTGGATGACAAACTGAGCTTttgtccttccatccattttcgtTGCCACTTATTCTATGCAGGGTCATGAGCACAGTAGGTAAGACAATAAGCTAACCCATTACAGGGCACAAttgtgcacacactcacaccactgtGTACCAATCAGCCTACACTGCACATCTTTTGAATGCATGAGGAAACCCAGGGAGTCCCAGGGAGCATAGGGAGACCATGCAAATTCCACGCACATATGGTGGGGTAGGAATTGAACCTCCAACCCCACAAATAgaaggcaaacatgctaaccactaagcctacCATGCCCACTGGGATACTCTATTACCTACAaaattaattcagttcaattcattaTGATTTGTATAACATTTTTCACTCATTAATTGTCATAATGCAGACaatgaaaatattcagaataaaaataatgtttcaatgtttcaaatttatacttatatttatCCCTGATGAGCAAGTCAGAGGCAATGgttgcaaggaaaaactccctagaGTGAAATtaggaaccagattcaaaaggaaccagactcaaaagtgaacccatcctcatctaggTTTCACTGGATAATAATCGATTGtcaataattttctttttattactgtacactatatagccaaataTACAGCATATAGTATACATTTAGTATAAGTATATAACTAGTCTAGTGAAAAAAACATCTATACAGTTACCTACTAAACTCTACATATTTATGCATGCATTGAAAATGACATTCTGAATCTTAACTACACTTACTGACCATATCTTCTTAAAGAGAGTTTAGCAGCCCCTGAGGCCAGTACAGTCCTAATCCTCTTACAATTAACCTTGCTAATAGGAGTCATGAAGAAGAGCCAACAGCAATGAATCAATTTTCCTtttctaaaaatattattttgcaaattATTTTAACACCTTGCTCAAGAGGAAGCAGTTGAACTTGAGGTTCACCTCTTAAGAGTctccaaccaccaccaccaccatcaccaccaccaccactaccaccaccagctCATTCGATCACTACAGAAAAATCCATGCACATTGATCCCCATGTTATGATAGTTAAAGAAAGCTCCATTGGGAAGTCATTACTCACAAGGATGGCAATGGGGAAAGCAGAGAATCTTGGCTTATTAGATGAAGTCGATGACCTCTAAGAAACACCGTCaaagatgaaaagaaataagggagagagggggagagcaAGAGAAGACGTGACTGTCTGAGAGCAGTTCTTGGAGACGGCACGGAACATCACCTAGCAACCACCCAAATATTCGCTGAACCCCAGAAAGAGCTGCTTAGTGATAGCGCGTCATCGCTGCAGAGACCCTGTGCAGCAGactgcaaacacacagagcGAGATCCGTCTAATGGAACCATTTTTCCTGAAACATGATTCCAGAACtggtattttgtttttattatctaAATCACAATCCCCTACACCTTATCAAGGCTAAATGAATAGTTTGCTCAAAATCACAGCCTTGACAACAACCTCTTCTTACAAAGAAGATGAAGTAAAAGAATGCAGGGAAGAGGGATAGGTCTGGTAACAAGCGAGACCGTGGATGAAAAGGAGGAAACACTAAAGGAAGTGCATCTATTTTCCTTGCACAGCATTCAGAGTGGCTGAATGGAGCAGACAGGACTGTGCAGTGATGGGCTTTTCAAACAACAACCGGTGACTAAACTACGTCAATTTGCATTGATCGCCATTGAAGGGGAGATGCAGATGAGCTTAATGAACACTTACAATAGTGCTCCTGTCTTGTTCTCCTTTTTTTAACAGATGAAACAAGGGATCGGGACTTCACTACTAAACCTTGTGTCATGGATAAAAATCGAATTTGAGTCTAGCCCTCTACTGCATACCTTTATATGAAATAATggattaaaaatatttagctaCACCTTTTTACTTAGCATTGTGCACAATAAGCTATTGTGcactttttaatgtttttttgagGGAAGGAGTACATTAAGTTTTTATATTATGAAATCACAAAGACGTTTTATATGGGACCATTTAAAACACTGTTATTAATACTGCAGAATGTGCAGCAAAAGTAAAAGAGTCACAGCTAATTTGTCATTCAGTACAACACCACTTCAGCTTTACTGGATGTGGAAGTAAAAAAAAGGTAGTTTATTCTCAGGGGTGAAACCGAGAAAATCTTCACACTTTATGCACTTGACCTTGCCGATACCCTTGCATCCAGAGAATTTTGCCCCTCCCTCTGCTCTCATTGTAAACTGTCCAGTGGTCTATGTTGTCCAGACAGACAGGGACCAGTGGTAGAGGTTCAAGACAGTTTATATTTCATATCCAGGCTTGCCTCAACACTCAGTGAAGGCCTTCTCCTCTTGCTAAAGATTTTTTCTTGATTGCAGAGACAGTTTGCTACATCAGCTGTAAAGTCCAATAAGCTGAGTTGTTCCATCTTTAGGACACTACAAACAGAAGAATCCTTTTTAGAGCAGCCAAGCTTCCACTATTGTGATATCAATCATATGAAAGAACAGTCAGTGATACCACAAATGTTTTTGATAAGTACCCATGCTTCTGTTGGAAATAGATACAATACTGCTACATACAATTTCAGCCCTAGCTACTGCTCTGCTAACATGGATGTATTTCTGTCATGAAAGTGTAACTACCAATAGCTGAATCAATAAaagtaattataaaatattgttatCATTCATCTTAAAAACAAGGTAATAGTGACATTACAATggttgttgattaattctcaGTGGCATATTACTAATCAGCAGGGCAACATGGAATCCTCGGTCCACTGTAGCATGTTGTTGCTTTGAAGAAAAGAAGCTATTCTATAAATTtgcaaaataaatcttttatgaaaatatttaagACGGTgccatttttgcacaattttggTAAAACACCAAAAATATGGCTGGGGGGGTGAGAAGGTAGGAAAGGTCATATATGATCAAATAAAGCACACTTTTGGTTTCCTTTACTTCCTTCCTTTTACAAAGGGTATTTATAATTGGTgtctgttgttttgtgtttgtgaaagGCAAAAGTGTATGTTACCCTGACGCAACACCAAGCAATAGAGGGCTAGCCATGGCAGCGTTATATCTCCTTGTGTATTTTCACTATGCGCTCCCTTTATTGTGAGTGATCATAACAAACTACAGAAAATCACATTATTGCAAGTTGTTACTATGGCcaccatatactgtatgttcatCATGATCTACCATCCCACAAACTTTTCCCTGGTTAATTCATCCCTGAACTTAGTActgtttaaagtccttcagaaGTTCAAAAGATTAAGCACGAGATCGTCCCGAATAAGGAGCTGCTGTCAAGTTGTACACATCAGCTActtatcattattttatatagtAAGTGCTGAGTGATCTGCAAATGTGCAAACTCAGCACTAAAAAGTCAGACTTCCTCTTGTAGTCTCCTGCATATCTTATTTGATGGTAGTCTCCTGCACTGCAGGAAGCTTCTCTATAATGAAAGTACAGACATCCTGGTTGCCAGATCTGCTAGAGCTCAGTCTCTTAAGTTTTATTAAAGCCCCATGGTTCAGGATGCTCCAAGGTCAAATGCTATAGCAGAAAATCTTATAAAACATTGTATAGAGTGGGCTTTAACTAGACTGTTGttgttaaacaaatgaagaatagggtaaaatagaatagaatagaacagaataggtttgttttatacaacagcactctcaaatctgattggtcaggaagttccatccatccatccattttctatacccgctttattcctaattagggtcatggggatctgctggagcctatcccatcACAtcttgggcgaaaggcaggggtacatagacaggtcaccagtccatcacagggctacaTACAGTATAGACAGATGGTCAGGAAGTTGATTTCCAATAACAGCAGTTCTAGCAGTAGTTCCGACGGCAATGCAAATATcaaaagtttatattaatgaacttTTTCTAATCTATTAATCTTTCTTTAGTAAGAACTCGCTCAGGGAATTGTAATTGAGCAATCtacataaacaaattaaaaatgtgtgattGTTGATATGGTAAACTTTTCTCTGAAGACATTTGACTGTGTAGCTTTTTCTTTTGGAAGAtgtcttcagtgtcagcaccactttgaggtaagaggtaaagctgtaacacgAAACCTTTCTTGAGGATGGAAGAGGGGTTTACAAGTTTTCATTAGCAATctgctttttttgtcttaataaaCTGAagcgagagaaagaaacaggTTGCGCAGAGGAACGACTGTATGTACCGTAGCTGTTATACAGTAAGTGAAAAAAAGGAACTAACCTGTTTTGTGGACTTTGCACAACATTTAATAACTGGaagttttattttcagtgagaTCTGGCGATTTCCGGTGACATGAGCAACAGCACCCTTTGTCAACTATATGTGGACATGTTTAGCGATCTGACAAAGTTGAGAAaggtttatgcaaatatggagcaacTTATTCCAGCGACTATCAGTGGGAGTGAAGAGAATACAGCGCACATAATTTGTGGcaaagaacacacactgcttttccTTCATCTCTCTTGTTATGATGCAcatatacactgctgaattttatacacaaatggCAAATCTCCATCCACAATGCTTAGCATTAGaggcaagaaaactgatttgttgtcaAGTGCAATGCTAGTTGGGAAATGGTAGCTCCGTTGTTAAGGATTGGAAtggaaggttgtaagttcaaaCCCCAGGACCACCCGAGCTACCACTGAAGAACCATtgagcgaggcccttaaccctcaactgctcagatgAAATGAGTATAAATGAGTTAAatgtaagttgttctggataagggcatcatagatgtaaatgtagttgCACCACCCACTTAtatcactatggcaaccagtaggaGGAATGCCTACAAACTTTGCAGCAATTACATACAATTGCTTTATGTGTAATTGTAGCATGAAaggaatttttatatatttatgtaaagctgctttgagactatgtccattgttaaacatgctctacaaataaaattgaactgaattggtAGATCTTGCACTGTATAATACAATATACTGTCTAATCTGCTTCACCactgaagttgttttttttttaccagaagaacatgaacatgaaggaCAGAATGTACCAGATTTCAGATTTTATGAGTAATAAAATAGCTTTTCTTGATTTTAGGCCAGTTTAATTTTGATTCTTTCAATTTGGAGATGCCAAGTGGCTCTTATTTAATTGTTTACCAACATGGTTAGAGTGGTGGTTAAAAAGAATTGTCTGTCCCAAAGCACAGAAAAAACACAGATGCTCCATAATAAAATGCAGGCTTACAATCCTGGCAGAGTGAATCATGTCTACTTTTATAAGAGAATCCTTTATAACTGTCCTGTCTTGCTCAGTATTGCCTGTCACTCACAGATAAAATGGGGGGAAATGTGAATTTGAAAATTCAGGTGGCTTTTATTTGAAAATAGTGTCATGTTATAAAGTTCTGAAGATGTTCAAAGACCCACTCAGTGACATATTTACGCTTCACGCATGGTCTTTACACCAGAAATCCAAAGAAGTGTTTAAAAAGAGAGCTGCAGCATGACAGAGATAAATGACAGCCAGGTCTGGCTCATTGCTGCATGGCATAACTGCTTATCATTCTCACATTGGCTCAGATTTCACATATCAGCACTCAGGAGAGATAGAGGATGGAAGTATGCATGTGAgagtatgtggttgtgtgtatcaATAATAATCGAGACGCAGAGTCTGCTGCAGGATCAGCTAACAGGCTGCTTTTTAATGGGGtagtaattaaaatgaattaatcatAAACTCATATTTAAATCTGGCCTCTTTACGAGTGAATTTTAAAAGCATTATGGATTTACTGTGTCACCCCAGATACTGTTTTAGTCTGTAAACAAGACAGGTGTGTTTAGGGTGAAAGAAAAACAGTGCCCCCCACTGGAGTCTCCAACATCTATCCTGCAGCTAAAGACTGAACGGCTGAGATTCTCAATTAAATAAACCAACGTATGGGTGACGTATCAACCAAGCAGTGAACAAATGCAGGAAAGACATGCTTACCTAAGATTGTTTGGATCAAGGCTATATTTATGTGTATCATGTTGAAATCTGAATTGACATCATGAGACAGGGGGGCACGGGGAGAGGAcacacagaaactccacacaaataaagtggatataaaaaattatatacattGTGGTTAAAATGATAGATTATTGTTGCATAAAAAAATTTAACGATGATgatgtcagaacttttttcTACCTTCATTGTAAAATTGCAACCTACTGTATAtattaaagtgaaaaacaatAAGAATCATCTTAGgaggttaaaaatgaaaagtaaaagTGTACATTAACCTGGATGCATAAGTATGTACAGCCCTACTGATACTTGGTTGAAGCACCTTTAGATTTTATCCCAGCATTCAATCTTTGTGGGTAGGAGTCAGGCAGTTTGGTACATCTTGGTACAATATTATGCCATTTTTCATTGCAAAAGCATTCTCTCATCAAAAGCATCTTCTGTGCACCTCCCTCTTCAGAGTTTTAACCTCCACTGTAGTAACCTGAGCTCTGGATTGAGAGGGagatcctggagctgtgaagtcTACAACATTGTCCTTTGCACCCACCCAGTGTGCCACCCAAGCATGGAGATGGTTAATAATATTACACTTTACTTCAAGCTTGGAATGGTGCATAAAGACATGCTGGAGTCCTTGATGTGGCAACATAGATATACTGTGACATAAAGTATCTCATACATATCAAGAGAATTTTCAAAGAATATACAGGAAGCCATGTATTAAGTATGATATTCTACAAAATATTAAGTCATGGGTTAAGTTACACAATTCAGACACTTATTTTGTGACCTcaaaatatattcattcatagtcattaactttaaaaaaatacatccaCAATGCTACAATGACTATTAATATAAGTCTCAGATTTGATCACCAAGATGAATTGCACAGGAGTATTAGCCATCTCGGAAATGGGATCTGAGTTCAGAGATGGGATGCAATCGAGGTGGAAAGGCTTATTTTGAGATTTTGTTATAAGAACTGGCACAAACGTTGAACAATATACATTAAAATAGCAGATTATTTATAATTCACAAAGCCACATTCATATAATTTAGATGGCACATGAATTATATAGTTTTGAGCTAGATGAATTGATATTTTAAACAGTAAATTGGGGTCATTCAGGCAGCAATGAGGACTCGAAACCATTCGGAATCTCTTACCTTTATCTCTGGTTTTATTACTCAGGGGAAAGGCTAAGTAATTTATGCACTGAATTAGTAATTTTATCTTTTGACATGGACCttctttttgtaaatgtttagttTTAGCTCATTTCCTGGTGTCTTCAGTGACCTTTGAGGGGAAATTGTTTAGAGCTGGTTATAAACTTGgccataaatgtattttatgtgGTCTATTTATTTCAACTGCAATAGTTCTGTTCTTGTCTAGATGTAGGGGGCTGAAGGTTTATTTTCTGGTCATATTTTTCTTCTGCTCTTGTCATGTAGTATCTTGTCATGTAGTATAGAAACAAGTAAATTATTTCAATGATTTCAcattcaaaatgtttttttattattattttaatacatttaatgcaATGCATTgattaatcttcagtaaagaAAGTAAATATCAATGGACTGAGAAGATGAAGTACATGACAATCTAGTCATTCATTTAAATCATCTAAATGATATCATATAAATGAGTGTAAAGTAATGATAACCTTGCATTtatattaaaacctttattgCTTTCTAATTTTTTGCCAGCTATATAAGATGTTATATTGCTTGAATACTTTCAAAAAACCTATGAACAggtccattttatttattttatttaatcataatGTACAGATAAGCaagatgtaaatattatatattcagTCAATGTAAccagtacaaaaaaaagaaacaatgcCAGGGGCAGGCTACACCTtgattaatgtaaaataaataaataaataacacaatatataataataataataataataataataataataaatatatgattTACACAGCCATCTCTTTCAGAATGACAAAAAAATGAGTTTAATATTTAGCACCTTGAAGTAAACCTTAcgtttacttaaataaataaataaataaataaataaataaataaataaataaataaatagcacaataataataataataataataataataataattataataataagattTACACAGCCATATCTTTCAGGAATGACAAAATAATAAGTTTAATATTTAGCACCTTGAAGTAAACCTTACGTttacttaaataaattaattaataaatagcacaataataataataataataataataataataataataataataataataagttaatatttaaataataagttTAATATTTAGCACCTTGAAGTAAACCttaagtttaaataaataaataaataaatagcacaataataataataataataataataataataataataataataataataataataatgagtaaGCCCAAAcagtgcattttattttctaagggactgactgactctctgaAATAGCGCTTTTTTCCTGACGAGGACGATCACGTGACCACAGTCCTTGCCCTGATTCGCCATTTTGGGCTCAGTACGGAAGTAGGTGCAGGAACTTTTCTGTCTCGTGAATGTCACCTGTTTCTGGTGTTCGGTCCGAGCTGCAGGAACATGAGGGCGTCGTTAACGGTGCAGAGGTTAGCTGCCCTGAGCGGGGCTCTGGCGGTCACCGCCGGCGCTTATGGAGCTCATGGTGAgctaaagatttatttatttttttaatgatcatttCCGTAGTCTAAATATCCAACTTTAGTTAAGGAGTGAACTTTCCTTTTTGCACGCTGTTAATAATATCATTCACAATATAACCCCATGTTCTGTGACTGTGATGAATTATTCTGTGTATTAAAATGAACTGATTTCTATCCAAGGCTTCAGACTGAGTAACAGAGATGAGTACCAGAGAGAGGTGTGTATGCTTGTTAAGCCATCTAagacattaaatatgtttatgcATTATTATACCCCAGTACTGTAGACTTCTCAAATCtaaaggtgttgattatttaacTTTTAACATCAGCACTGACAAAATATCACATTGCATTCACTTGCTccaatattattatttgtatagtaCAGACTCATCGACAGGGACTTGTAAAGAAGGTGAAAATAAAAGATGATGTTATGGTGAATCGTTCTGTCAGGGGATGTTTAGTTAAAAATTTCTGGAAAGGGTctgcagtgtcagtgttttgtgcaATGCAAGAGTCTTCAGTAGAGATGAGTGTCTGCTTTCCACTTATATATACATGACAAATAGCATTTTCTAGTCTTAATCATTTCAGGATAGACAGGAAATGGAGGTTGTTAACAACCAGATAAACACTCtgaggaaacaggaaacacttTGAGttgtgctgttataagaaaacaTCATGGTCGTATCATaccatggattattttcctataacagcattatctgtcatgttttattccttgttgaGTTCATGAATCTAACAAGTTTTATCCTTAGCTCTACAGCACGGCCAATACCTATCATTTCTACCACAGTTTGGCTCTTTTAGGAGCCTCTCGATGCAGGAAACCTGCTCTGGTAAGCACATATGCACGTCAGATAACATACAgatgttttaataaaatctaTAGACAACAACATATGAGACACTTTTGTTTGCTGGCTCTTACTGATGCAGATTTTCGCTGCCTTTGTGTTTGTAGGCTGGAGCAATTCTCCTGACAGGCATGGGCTGCTTCTGTGGTCCTCTCTACCACCAGGCTTTAACGGGTGATCCCTCATTTGGCAAGCTGGCACCTGTCGGGGGTGTGCTTTTCATCGTTGGCTGGCTTGCCATGGCACTCTGAGCTTTGACTTCCTGATTGTTGGCAATTACTTTCTGACAGAGTGTTTAATTTGAGTGTAAAGAGCTGGAGATATGGCTGGAGGGTGGAGTTGAGTCAGGTCTGGAAGATGATGATAAAGCTTTATCATGCTTtcctttttacagaaaaaaaaatcctttatactggggggaaaaaaaagtcttgaGTTGTGACAATATTGACAATGATGATTAGTAGTTGGCAAGGTTCGTATTACATAGTGGCACAAATCCTGTTTTTTCTGTCACGGTGACGTAGACtagagttttgtttgtttgtttgtttgtttgtttgtttgtttgtttttcagagcTGCAAATCTAATCTTCTCAATCCAATTTGAGCCAATTTCCTTTGTAGTCCTAGAGCTGTTACATATCCAGGACATGGCCACACAACCGGATTTCATGTTTTTGAATTATATCATATTACTGTCCAACACAGGCAGCATGCCAGCAGGGCCATACTTTGAAAAATTGGACGACTGCCAGTAATAATAGCAAAAACCTGAAAAACATTGTCGCTAGCCTTTTTGCCTTCATTCCATAATCATGAACAGCCAGTGAGATGCCAGTTGACCTCCAGAGCAGAGAATCTTTATAATGAAGACTACTTGCTTGTTCATTTCCCTATAATGGATTGGCTCATGCATGTGATCATGATTTCAGAAATGTTCCATTTACTTACTAAAATCAACAAGTGGATTGAttctggacaaaaaaaaaaagtaaaataatatttgaacaaaaaggtgtgtagtgtgtgtctttTTCAATTGTGATTTAGCACCTTTGTTTCTCaggttgaaaaataaatctgtctgAGAAAGTGATTGCCAGATTGACCTTCTGATATTGTGCAGGAGAAGGCTTGGCGAATAAGCTTCACAGGTCAGCGTTGAGATGTCTCAATAACCCTTCGGGGATTGAGCTTGCGAGTAAAATGGCACAAAGCTGTCCA is from Hemibagrus wyckioides isolate EC202008001 linkage group LG07, SWU_Hwy_1.0, whole genome shotgun sequence and encodes:
- the tmem256 gene encoding transmembrane protein 256 — encoded protein: MRASLTVQRLAALSGALAVTAGAYGAHGFRLSNRDEYQRELYSTANTYHFYHSLALLGASRCRKPALAGAILLTGMGCFCGPLYHQALTGDPSFGKLAPVGGVLFIVGWLAMAL